One stretch of Nocardia mangyaensis DNA includes these proteins:
- a CDS encoding ferritin: MSIHPEAPRSKFHTLLQDQIRHEFNAEHQYIAIAVWFDNADLPQLAKRFYAQSVEERNHAMMIVQYFVDRDITVDISGIDAAKSQFENAREPIALALAQEKTVTDQIIQLASTAREEGDYLGEQFMQWFLKEQVEEVASMTTLLNIADRAGSNLFDLEAFMWRELSTPKDTSGAPPVAGGSV; the protein is encoded by the coding sequence ATGTCGATTCATCCGGAAGCCCCGCGCAGCAAATTCCACACGTTGCTCCAAGATCAGATCCGGCATGAGTTCAATGCCGAGCATCAGTACATCGCCATTGCGGTGTGGTTCGACAACGCCGATCTGCCGCAGCTGGCCAAGCGCTTCTACGCGCAGTCGGTGGAAGAGCGAAATCACGCGATGATGATCGTTCAATACTTCGTCGACCGCGATATCACTGTCGACATCTCCGGCATCGACGCGGCCAAATCGCAGTTCGAGAACGCCAGGGAGCCGATCGCGCTGGCCCTGGCCCAGGAGAAGACGGTCACCGACCAGATCATCCAGCTGGCCAGCACCGCCCGCGAGGAAGGCGACTACCTCGGCGAGCAGTTCATGCAGTGGTTCCTCAAGGAGCAGGTCGAGGAAGTCGCCAGCATGACCACGCTGCTCAACATCGCCGACCGGGCCGGGTCGAACCTGTTCGACCTCGAGGCCTTCATGTGGCGCGAGCTGAGCACCCCGAAGGACACCTCGGGCGCCCCGCCGGTCGCCGGCGGCAGCGTCTGA